TTGAGGACCCCCGCGCGATCTACTGCGACGACTACCCGCACATCTATCAAAGCGACTACTGGCTTCCCCATTGCGGAGCGCTGGACGACTATATTGCCTACAGCGGAGTAGCGCTCGACAGGACGATCTTCGTGGGAGCCATCCGGGAAGGTACGACAGCGTTAGCCGCGGTGCGGGCCGGAGGCGCCTTCGAGCGGAATGCGATCTATGTCGAATCCCCTGACGCTTCCACCTCCCATGCTACGGCGGTGCTTGCCGCTTACGCCACGAATCTCGCCGCTGCCAATCCCGCCTGGGGAGCAACCAGACTGAAACAGGAACTTATGGCGTTGGCGACCGACGAAACCCTTCCATATGACTTTGGCCCTCTCGACAGCCTCGGGTCCAGAGTGGTCAAGGTCATCCGTCCCGCGGATGCGCCGACCGCGATAGAAGGCGTCGCCGACGAAATTCCCGATGCGTTTGCGCTGGCGCAGAACTATCCGAACCCGTTCAATCCGGAAACGGTAATCGACTACGCGCTTCCGCAAACAAGCCATGTACGCCTTGCCGTATACGATATGCTGGGAAGGACTGTTACGGTACTTGTGGACAGTGTACGACCGCAGGGACGCCATAACGTGCGGTTCAGCGCGGGCAGCCTGCCGACAGGTACGTACATATACCGCCTCACAGCAAACGGAGAAACGAGGGTGCGCAAGATGATGCTTCTGCAGTAGACAGTTTCAACGAGGGTCGCCTGCCATATTCGCCCTGATTCGTAGCCGTGTCGCTATCCGACATAGCGTGTACGTTGTTTAGAATATACTTCTTTATTGATAGTAATAACAAAATCCAAACCGAAATT
This genomic stretch from Bacteroidetes bacterium SB0662_bin_6 harbors:
- a CDS encoding T9SS type A sorting domain-containing protein, translating into MNLFGGPEPMRYSGNDNDSGSRIDPRPGIRRLYVADIEGGPGHLGLWLIPILFGSLLAALAPPILAQNDPVLVRDGFTETVLNEAGVVNVTVVDGQGFGPNDHGHRITDTFLANTGKAHLVQLYGEPVYRLGDQDIWGVNTAALMHHALNRIGGILWSATDDSPNYYYSGDSTAAWEPEWWDDEGDRPYLKEAIATAEWMTTQNILFISSLENTLIVSLEDPRAIYCDDYPHIYQSDYWLPHCGALDDYIAYSGVALDRTIFVGAIREGTTALAAVRAGGAFERNAIYVESPDASTSHATAVLAAYATNLAAANPAWGATRLKQELMALATDETLPYDFGPLDSLGSRVVKVIRPADAPTAIEGVADEIPDAFALAQNYPNPFNPETVIDYALPQTSHVRLAVYDMLGRTVTVLVDSVRPQGRHNVRFSAGSLPTGTYIYRLTANGETRVRKMMLLQ